From the genome of Muricauda sp. SCSIO 64092, one region includes:
- a CDS encoding Crp/Fnr family transcriptional regulator, with amino-acid sequence MSYYANHDYLIPFFRNFEKHIPISDMEKRIISANLEFMDVPRNDVVLSQGSKVSTIFYVVSGALRAYHLNAKGKESTVMFAVKDWWITDMNGFANQDVAQVSLETIENSKLIGLRYEIFESLLQELPKLERFFRILFQRAYIREQSRLLRQLSMDVATRYRSFVDKYPKIVASVSQKQMASYLGVTPEFLSQVKNK; translated from the coding sequence ATGAGTTATTATGCAAACCATGACTATTTAATTCCTTTCTTTAGGAATTTTGAAAAACATATCCCTATTTCAGATATGGAAAAACGAATCATTTCGGCAAACCTGGAATTTATGGATGTTCCAAGAAATGATGTGGTATTGTCCCAAGGGAGTAAAGTAAGTACCATTTTTTATGTGGTCAGTGGAGCCCTAAGGGCTTACCACCTGAATGCAAAAGGAAAAGAATCCACAGTGATGTTTGCCGTCAAAGATTGGTGGATAACTGATATGAATGGTTTTGCCAATCAAGATGTTGCCCAGGTTTCTTTGGAAACCATTGAAAATTCAAAGCTTATCGGGTTGCGATATGAAATTTTCGAATCGCTTCTCCAGGAACTACCAAAGCTTGAACGGTTTTTTAGGATTTTATTTCAACGTGCTTATATACGCGAGCAGTCAAGGTTGCTAAGACAACTTTCAATGGATGTGGCCACAAGATATCGTTCCTTTGTGGACAAATACCCAAAAATAGTAGCATCGGTATCCCAAAAGCAAATGGCTTCCTATCTAGGGGTTACGCCAGAGTTTTTGAGTCAGGTTAAAAACAAATGA
- a CDS encoding peptide-methionine (S)-S-oxide reductase has translation MEKIGLGGSCHWCTEAIFQSLKGVTRVEQGFIAPKGNGDSFSEAVIVHYHKEHIDLGDIIEIHLHTHKSTSEHSMRDKYRSAIYAFDEENRKKSLLILEGLQKDFDNKLITKVLRFDSFKPSATQFHNYYYENPGKPFCETYISPKLKVLLEKFSSLVNPKMANTFHEPF, from the coding sequence ATGGAAAAAATTGGTTTAGGAGGAAGCTGCCATTGGTGTACGGAAGCAATTTTTCAATCCTTAAAAGGAGTAACCAGGGTAGAACAAGGTTTTATTGCCCCTAAGGGAAATGGGGATTCTTTTTCTGAAGCCGTCATAGTACATTATCATAAGGAACATATTGACCTTGGGGACATTATTGAAATCCATCTTCATACACATAAGAGTACTTCGGAGCATTCCATGCGGGATAAGTATCGCTCCGCGATTTATGCCTTCGACGAAGAAAACAGGAAAAAATCCCTTTTAATTTTGGAAGGCTTGCAAAAGGATTTCGATAATAAACTGATTACTAAAGTACTACGATTTGATAGTTTTAAACCTTCAGCTACCCAATTCCATAACTACTACTATGAAAATCCCGGGAAACCTTTTTGTGAAACCTATATTTCACCAAAATTGAAGGTATTGCTTGAAAAATTTTCAAGCCTTGTAAATCCAAAAATGGCTAATACGTTTCATGAACCCTTTTGA
- a CDS encoding NUDIX domain-containing protein, giving the protein MKYQMQNKSVRNIQKELLSDNWYSLTKVTFEYLREDGVWETQVREAYDRGNGAVILLYNKEKGTVVLTRQFRMPTYLNGNEDGMMIEACAGILEKGNAEETIKMEVEEETGYKIDKVEKVFESYMSPGSVTEILYFFIGEYDVSMKVGEGGGSEEETENIEVLELAFTEALQLMKTGEIKDAKTILLLQWAQINQLFEPSFYD; this is encoded by the coding sequence ATGAAATACCAGATGCAGAACAAATCAGTTCGTAATATCCAAAAAGAATTACTTTCAGATAATTGGTACTCTTTGACGAAGGTTACCTTTGAGTATTTACGTGAGGATGGTGTTTGGGAGACCCAGGTTCGTGAGGCATATGACCGCGGAAATGGGGCAGTCATTCTACTTTACAACAAGGAAAAGGGTACTGTGGTCCTTACAAGACAGTTTCGTATGCCAACCTATCTTAATGGTAATGAGGATGGTATGATGATCGAAGCCTGTGCGGGCATTCTGGAAAAGGGCAATGCCGAAGAAACCATAAAAATGGAAGTGGAGGAAGAGACGGGTTACAAGATCGACAAAGTTGAAAAGGTTTTTGAATCCTATATGTCACCCGGTTCGGTAACCGAAATCCTGTATTTTTTTATCGGTGAATACGATGTCAGCATGAAGGTTGGTGAAGGAGGTGGCTCAGAAGAGGAAACCGAAAATATTGAGGTATTGGAACTGGCCTTTACAGAAGCTTTACAACTCATGAAAACAGGGGAAATCAAAGATGCCAAAACCATACTCTTATTGCAATGGGCACAGATCAACCAGTTATTTGAACCGTCTTTTTACGACTAA
- a CDS encoding D-alanyl-D-alanine carboxypeptidase: MFSILLLTTLIGCAGLQFKAIKKQVLNDFTSEKLSHQHTGFLLVDIGTNDTLFNINGAKYFIPASTAKLFTYYASLKLLGDSLPSLKYIQENQNVTILGTGDPTWLHPHFKNELPIAFLKRFDSIYLYLDNYEGEKYGPGWAWEDYPYYFSPEISTIPLYGNVVTVTPNNPLTVIPDHFATAFQNKVEGPPRDWNENQFYLSKQNKDTLQIPYITSKKLTVKLLSEETGKPIGLLDSIAPKKWKILPGIPRDSVLKQLLWESDNFLAEQLMLLCSSKISDTLSFERARDSVIGKYLVDLDPMPRWVDGSGLSRYNLFTPTTMVNVLKKLYRESDSLQLFTSIPQWDSNGTISLGSGTAKSSFIYAKSGSMGNIYNLCGYLRTKSGKILLFSFMNNHFRRPSSDVRQNMYAILKRVHETY; this comes from the coding sequence GTGTTTAGCATCCTTTTGCTAACCACCCTGATCGGTTGTGCCGGCCTACAATTCAAGGCTATCAAAAAACAAGTACTGAACGACTTTACGTCAGAAAAACTAAGCCACCAGCATACCGGATTTCTACTGGTGGATATCGGGACGAATGATACCTTGTTCAATATCAACGGTGCCAAGTATTTTATTCCAGCCAGTACAGCCAAACTTTTTACGTACTATGCCTCCCTAAAGCTATTGGGAGATTCACTTCCTTCTTTAAAGTATATCCAAGAAAACCAGAATGTAACCATTTTGGGCACTGGTGATCCTACCTGGCTGCATCCCCATTTTAAAAATGAACTGCCCATTGCTTTTTTAAAACGGTTCGATTCCATTTACTTGTATTTGGATAATTACGAAGGGGAAAAATATGGCCCGGGATGGGCTTGGGAGGACTACCCCTATTACTTCTCCCCCGAAATTTCTACCATTCCCCTCTATGGGAACGTAGTCACCGTAACACCCAATAATCCGTTAACCGTTATTCCTGACCATTTTGCAACGGCTTTCCAAAATAAGGTAGAAGGGCCCCCTAGGGACTGGAATGAGAATCAATTTTATCTCTCCAAGCAAAACAAGGACACCTTACAGATACCCTACATCACCTCAAAGAAATTAACCGTAAAACTGCTTAGCGAAGAAACCGGGAAACCTATTGGACTTCTGGACTCCATAGCTCCCAAAAAATGGAAAATCCTACCGGGGATACCAAGGGATTCTGTCCTGAAACAGCTATTATGGGAAAGTGATAATTTTTTGGCCGAACAACTCATGCTACTATGTTCTTCCAAGATTTCGGACACCCTGAGTTTTGAAAGGGCCAGGGATTCCGTTATTGGGAAATACCTGGTTGACCTGGACCCCATGCCCAGATGGGTGGATGGATCCGGCCTATCCAGATATAACCTGTTTACTCCAACAACAATGGTCAACGTTTTAAAAAAGCTTTATAGGGAAAGTGACTCCCTTCAATTGTTCACCTCCATTCCCCAATGGGATTCAAATGGGACCATTTCCCTGGGAAGTGGTACCGCTAAAAGTTCCTTTATTTATGCCAAATCCGGTTCCATGGGCAATATCTACAACCTCTGTGGCTATCTTAGGACCAAATCTGGTAAAATATTGCTATTTAGCTTTATGAACAACCATTTTAGACGGCCGAGTAGTGACGTACGGCAAAATATGTATGCTATCCTCAAAAGGGTTCATGAAACGTATTAG
- a CDS encoding LysR substrate-binding domain-containing protein: MTITQLQYVLAVAEYQNFTLAAEKSFVTQPTLSMQVQKLEDELDILIFDRSKKPIAITEIGKKIVAQAKNIVAEAERMKDVVDQDKGFVGGDFTLGIIPTVMPTLLPMFLSTFIKKFPKVNLIIKEQATNTLIRNLEDNHLDAAIAATPLGMDFLIERPLYYEPFVGYVPHTHRLAKLKEISTSDLDISDILLLQDGHCFRDGVINLCGSSKSPHNEHFQIQSGSFETLVNLSNEGLGMTLLPFLNTMELDEKKSTNLKHFKKPSPAREISIIYHKSELKLQITEALKDTIAGIVRGAIAFQDVEIISPLNKN; the protein is encoded by the coding sequence ATGACCATTACCCAATTGCAATATGTGCTTGCCGTTGCCGAGTACCAGAATTTCACTTTAGCCGCCGAAAAAAGCTTTGTGACCCAACCAACACTATCCATGCAGGTCCAGAAACTGGAAGACGAGCTGGACATCCTAATTTTTGATCGAAGTAAAAAGCCTATTGCCATTACGGAAATCGGCAAAAAAATTGTGGCCCAGGCAAAAAACATCGTGGCCGAGGCGGAACGCATGAAAGACGTTGTAGATCAGGACAAAGGATTCGTGGGTGGCGACTTTACCCTAGGTATCATCCCTACGGTAATGCCCACCTTACTTCCTATGTTCTTATCGACTTTCATTAAAAAATTTCCGAAGGTCAATCTGATCATTAAAGAGCAGGCCACGAACACTTTGATCCGGAACCTGGAGGACAATCATTTGGATGCTGCCATAGCTGCTACCCCACTTGGTATGGACTTTTTAATTGAGCGCCCCTTGTATTATGAACCTTTTGTAGGGTATGTCCCCCATACCCATAGGTTGGCCAAACTAAAGGAAATCTCCACGTCGGACCTCGATATTTCGGATATTCTACTGCTTCAGGATGGGCACTGCTTTAGGGACGGGGTAATCAACCTTTGCGGATCTTCAAAGAGTCCCCATAATGAGCATTTCCAAATACAAAGCGGAAGCTTTGAAACCTTGGTCAATCTTTCAAACGAAGGTTTGGGAATGACCTTATTACCCTTCCTCAATACCATGGAATTGGATGAGAAAAAGTCCACCAATCTAAAACACTTCAAAAAACCTTCTCCTGCGAGGGAAATAAGCATTATTTATCATAAAAGTGAATTAAAGCTCCAAATAACCGAAGCTTTAAAGGATACCATTGCGGGTATTGTTAGAGGGGCCATTGCCTTTCAGGATGTGGAAATCATAAGTCCGCTCAATAAGAATTAG
- a CDS encoding DUF4406 domain-containing protein: MMLILIAGPYRSGTGNDPVLIKKNMEQLEAMALPIFKKGHIPMIGEWVANPLIRLAGSKEVGDGIFREIQYPTAHRLLTKCDAVLRIPGNSMGADKDVEIARSLGLKIFYTINEIPDAEQISS; the protein is encoded by the coding sequence ATGATGTTAATATTGATTGCAGGTCCTTATCGAAGTGGGACGGGAAATGATCCAGTATTGATAAAAAAGAATATGGAACAACTTGAAGCCATGGCGTTACCGATTTTTAAAAAAGGCCATATTCCAATGATAGGGGAGTGGGTAGCAAATCCCCTGATACGTTTAGCGGGCTCGAAAGAAGTAGGGGATGGGATTTTTAGGGAAATTCAATATCCCACCGCTCATCGGCTGTTAACCAAATGTGATGCTGTTTTACGTATTCCAGGGAATTCAATGGGAGCTGATAAGGATGTTGAGATTGCCAGATCCTTGGGATTGAAAATCTTTTATACCATTAATGAAATACCAGATGCAGAACAAATCAGTTCGTAA